A window of the Salvelinus alpinus chromosome 3, SLU_Salpinus.1, whole genome shotgun sequence genome harbors these coding sequences:
- the klhl11 gene encoding kelch-like protein 11: MSILECLFTCVVCACDCFPRLLHSIVLRFKPYSADMAATAPNPEDSNRSSGSGTSPPTVLAGDGDSEEAEDFTSSTHCSELSRRQNEQRKTGLFCDVTLAFSSGAASERVQSCEFTAHRSVLAASTDYFTPLLGGQFSESLSGRVDMKEWSSETGPDPETVESVIQFMYTGEIRVSTANVHEVLELADRFLLVQLKDFCGEFLKKKLSLANCVAVHSLAHMYTLDQLALRAADMIRRNFHKVIQDEEFYTLPFHLVRDWLSDAEITVDSEEVLFDAVVKWVQRNAEEREKNFEELFRLLRLPQIMPTYLTQVVKKEPLVANNAACLQLVSEAVEGHAIRFENLKSVDLEFWASHMAAFQPRFGQNMDVIMVVGGVSEGGDYLSECVGYFVYEDRWVNLPHIHNHLDGHAIATTDSHVYVAGSMEPGFAKTVERYNPNRNTWEQVSNLTTRKHSFGLTCIKNILYSIGGHGNFSPGFKDVSVYEPEQDKWHNLESAPKILRDVKAVSVEDRYVYVTARTPVDTDNEDGLKTVTTRYDTESHQWQEVDSLPLIDNYCVFQMAVAPTNFYHTASCCPKSYAVQDETAKQKISARIADDILESLPPEVTSIEGTAICYLGDDVFVIGGWKNSDDVDKQYRKEAYRYCGERKRWMLLPPMPQPRCRATACHVRIPYRFLYGCQRYPMPQNLARQRDRMQQMQQLHRRTLTLRRQLQSQIEC; the protein is encoded by the exons ATGTCCATTCTGGAGTGTTTGTTTACTTGCGTTGTATGTGCGTGCGACTGCTTTCCCAGGCTTTTGCATAGCATTGTTTTAAGGTTTAAACCTTATTCTGCCGATATGGCAGCCACAGCACCGAACCCGGAGGATTCGAACAGAAGCAGTGGCAGTGGAACCAGCCCACCCACTGTACTCGCGGGGGATGGCGATTCAGAGGAGGCCGAAGATTTTACATCTTCAACCCACTGCTCAGAGCTGTCTCGTCGGCAGAATGAGCAGAGGAAGACCGGGTTGTTCTGCGATGTGACGTTGGCCTTCAGTAGCGGGGCGGCAAGCGAAAGGGTACAAAGTTGCGAGTTCACGGCCCACCGTTCGGTTCTGGCTGCATCTACGGACTATTTCACCCCTCTACTGGGGGGGCAATTTTCTGAGTCGCTGTCCGGGCGGGTGGATATGAAAGAATGGAGCTCTGAAACGGGGCCCGACCCAGAGACAGTGGAAAGCGTCATACAGTTCATGTACACTGGTGAAATACGAGTGAGCACCGCCAACGTTCACGAAGTATTGGAACTAGCTGACAG GTTCCTGCTGGTGCAGCTGAAAGACTTTTGTGGTGAGTTCCTGAAGAAGAAGCTGAGCCTGGCTAACTGCGTAGCGGTGCACAGCCTGGCCCACATGTACACGCTGGACCAGCTTGCCCTGCGTGCCGCTGACATGATCAGACGCAACTTCCACAAGGTCATCCAGGACGAAGAATTCTACACGCTCCCCTTCCACCTGGTGCGGGACTGGCTGTCCGACGCCGAGATCACCGTGGACTCGGAGGAGGTGCTCTTCGACGCTGTCGTCAAATGGGTACAGCGCAACGCCGAGGAGCGAGAGAAGAACTTTGAGGAGCTGTTTCGTCTCCTCCGGCTTCCCCAGATCATGCCCACCTACCTGACCCAGGTGGTCAAGAAGGAGCCCCTGGTGGCCAACAACGCTGCCTGCCTGCAGCTGGTGTCTGAGGCCGTGGAGGGCCACGCCATTCGCTTTGAGAACCTCAAGTCAGTCGACCTAGAGTTCTGGGCGTCACACATGGCGGCCTTCCAGCCGCGCTTCGGACAGAACATGGACGTGATCATGGTGGTGGGCGGGGTGTCTGAGGGCGGCGACTACCTGAGTGAGTGCGTGGGCTACTTTGTGTACGAGGACCGCTGGGTTAACTTGCCCCACATCCACAACCACCTGGATGGCCACGCCATCGCCACCACGGACTCCCACGTTTACGTCGCAGGCTCCATGGAACCGGGCTTCGCCAAGACCGTGGAGCGTTACAACCCCAACCGCAACACCTGGGAACAGGTGAGTAACCTGACCACGCGCAAGCACTCCTTCGGCCTCACCTGCATCAAGAACATCCTGTACAGCATCGGCGGCCACGGCAACTTCAGCCCAGGCTTCAAGGACGTGAGCGTGTACGAGCCCGAGCAGGACAAGTGGCACAACCTTGAGTCGGCGCCCAAGATCCTGCGCGACGTGAAGGCGGTGAGCGTGGAGGATCGCTACGTGTATGTGACGGCGCGCACGCCCGTGGACACGGACAACGAGGACGGGCTGAAGACTGTGACCACGCGCTACGACACCGAGAGCCACCAGTGGCAGGAGGTGGACTCCCTGCCGCTCATAGACAACTACTGTGTGTTCCAGATGGCGGTGGCGCCCACCAACTTCTACCACACAGCCTCCTGCTGCCCCAAGAGCTATGCCGTGCAGGACGAGACCGCAAAGCAGAAGATCAGTGCTCGCATCGCGGACGACATCCTGGAGAGCCTGCCGCCTGAGGTCACCAGCATCGAGGGCACCGCCATCTGTTACCTGGGCGACGACGTGTTCGTGATCGGCGGCTGGAAGAACAGCGACGACGTGGACAAGCAGTACCGCAAAGAGGCCTACCGCTACTGCGGCGAGCGGAAACGCTGGATGCTGCTGCCGCCCATGCCCCAGCCGCGCTGCCGCGCCACCGCCTGCCACGTACGCATCCCCTACCGCTTCCTGTACGGCTGCCAGCGCTACCCTATGCCACAGAACCTGGCGCGGCAGCGGGACCGCATGCAGCAGATGCAGCAGCTCCACCGCCGCACACTCACCCTGCGCAGGCAGCTGCAGTCGCAGATCGAGTGCTGA